TTGTGACACAACACTGGCATTATCTGTGGATCTGACACGATTAGATAGCAATATAGTGGTTTCGGCCTGTTTCTTTCGGACTTACATTATCagacaacaataataatgcaaTACACGTTTTACATCAGTTCAAGAGGTGCAAGAGGAGGGTAAACATGCGATAGATTCACCTGGGCTAGCTGCCAACCCAGATATGCCACCGGAAGAATACACTCTTGATGAAAATGAGGAAAGATCAATGACAGATCCTAGGTCCCTGGAAGATTCTAAATTGCAGGAGCTAATTTACGTACTCATTGAATGGATCAATGACGAACTTGCTGACCAGAGAATCATCGTCAAGGATATAGCAGAGGATTTGTACGATGGCCAGGTTCTGCAAAAACTGTTAggtaatgaaatttagtaatgTGTTCTGTTTCCTCGATATgcatgtgagaaaaaaaaacgcaataCAGTTAGAAGAATGACTGAAAACTATTATTTTTGCAGAGAGATTAACCGGTGAAAAACTGGACGTACCGGAAGTAACACAATCTGAGGAGGGTCAGAAGCAAAAGCTGGCTGTAGTATTGTCAGCCGCAAATCGAGTACTGAATCGTTATCCGCCTTACAAATGGAGCGTTGATTCTGTACattccaaaaatattgtatcgaTTTTACATCTTCTCGTCGGATTGGCAAGGCAATTCCGTGCACCAGTAAGGCTGCCTGAAAGAGTAGCAATTCAAGTTGTTGTGGTACGAAAGAAAGACGGTCAGCTGATCCACAGGACAGTGCGGGAAGAAATCACTTCCACGTACGAGGATTTGGGAATGCGGTGCGAACGCGACGCGTTTGATACCTTATTTGATCACGCCCCTGAAAAACTTGCAGTCGTTAAAAAGGTGGGCGTTATATCGTAGCTTCGTTACTTTATACTTGGGGCAATGATAAAGTCATAacaattctgtttttttccaCAGTCGCTGGTCACGTTTGTCAACAAGCATTTGAGCAAAGTGCACTTGGAAGTAACGGAATTGGACACCCAATTTCACGACGGAGTATTCCTCACGTTACTTCTGGGTCTCTTGGAGGGATTCTTTGTGCCATTGGGCAGTTTTCACCTGACTCCAAAGACGCATGATCAGAAAGTGCACAATGTATCTTTTGCTTTTGACCTGATGCAAGAAATCGGACTCCCTAAGCCCAAAGCTAGACCCGAGGGTGAGTTCCTATTGAtggagtaaataaataattcggCTCTGTATTTTTTGAAGCAACCGCTTTTTATCAACTCTGTAATTCTGTTGTAGATATCGTCAACTTGGATCTGAAGTCTACCCTTCGTGTTCTGTACAATCTCTTTACAAAGTATAAGGGAATGAAttaatgtttattatttatttagcAAATGCTACACTACTCTCCCTATCCTGATCTATTTTTGCAGCAGCTAATTCAGCCAGTCTTCGTCTAGTCTACAGAAGAGTAGATAATACGAATATTTAGATTTGATACCGGAGCAGGTAGCATTTTGCTTCTACAAACTCGAATGTAAATTAATAATGTTATATAATTTGACTAACCAAAGAAGATGATATTTTTCGCTTAGTTGGATATACCTATGTAACAAATTCCCGCGGTAGGTAATTTCACACGAAAACAAAGATAATTTCCTGCATAAGAATATAAGAAATTCCTAACATTTTCTAATGTGCACAATACGCGCATGCACGTAAGTTTTTAAATGTTGAATCGTGACTTTTCTGGTGCCTTTTTTAGTATCACGTAATACTGATACTAAATAACAATCACAGTGTCTTCTTTAACCCCGTAAGATTTTCAAATGTGTAAAATCGGTTTTAGTAATACTTATACCTGTATATCGTAACAACGCTTACATTTATTTACACTACAATATACCgaataaatttgtttaaacaaaaactGTTAGTCTTTTTCAGTAAAGAAACACTTGGTATAGGATAACATACAACGCCTACGACCAAAATAGATAAATGTCATTACTAGTTGAcgtttttttatctttcatttAGGGTAATCGGCGAGAGTTGTAGTGCAGGAGTCTATACTTCACGTACGGGGAAGCGCCAGGATCAACCTTGCACGTATGAGAATAGGTTTCGATTAGGTTTCGATTGAAATCACACAGCAAAGTTCATACAGGTTCAATTTAAAGCAATTTATATCTTTCATCCTGTTACAA
This is a stretch of genomic DNA from Neodiprion fabricii isolate iyNeoFabr1 chromosome 2, iyNeoFabr1.1, whole genome shotgun sequence. It encodes these proteins:
- the LOC124175066 gene encoding beta-parvin isoform X2, which codes for MASPRPKSPRPVPVSAKKDEKEESFWEKIGTLGRKKRIKEVQEVQEEGKHAIDSPGLAANPDMPPEEYTLDENEERSMTDPRSLEDSKLQELIYVLIEWINDELADQRIIVKDIAEDLYDGQVLQKLLERLTGEKLDVPEVTQSEEGQKQKLAVVLSAANRVLNRYPPYKWSVDSVHSKNIVSILHLLVGLARQFRAPVRLPERVAIQVVVVRKKDGQLIHRTVREEITSTYEDLGMRCERDAFDTLFDHAPEKLAVVKKSLVTFVNKHLSKVHLEVTELDTQFHDGVFLTLLLGLLEGFFVPLGSFHLTPKTHDQKVHNVSFAFDLMQEIGLPKPKARPEDIVNLDLKSTLRVLYNLFTKYKGMN
- the LOC124175066 gene encoding beta-parvin isoform X1, with product MEDEIQRPIVRDLRRQSSMETPLEACIPSDSDSGDEDKQSTSVNKDKPQQLTPGKNTASKPSSINNLRNQYENIGLIKVMPANKADPKIAVPETVATPNKSKQKPIVPTKKNEVPKVKSKEKKFAPPPNPRKESLQKPASTVGGAISASLIAELRGRCEESDQVEESRTKSKQPSVNPVATVDSTTTINQDVSESARVETQASVAKKEDEESCSSGNKTDAAAPVSTIKAFPVMASPRPKSPRPVPVSAKKDEKEESFWEKIGTLGRKKRIKEVQEVQEEGKHAIDSPGLAANPDMPPEEYTLDENEERSMTDPRSLEDSKLQELIYVLIEWINDELADQRIIVKDIAEDLYDGQVLQKLLERLTGEKLDVPEVTQSEEGQKQKLAVVLSAANRVLNRYPPYKWSVDSVHSKNIVSILHLLVGLARQFRAPVRLPERVAIQVVVVRKKDGQLIHRTVREEITSTYEDLGMRCERDAFDTLFDHAPEKLAVVKKSLVTFVNKHLSKVHLEVTELDTQFHDGVFLTLLLGLLEGFFVPLGSFHLTPKTHDQKVHNVSFAFDLMQEIGLPKPKARPEDIVNLDLKSTLRVLYNLFTKYKGMN